TTTAAATAATGGCTTTCATCATCATCAATGCTTATCCAAATACTGCCATATTCTGATAAAAATTTTTTCAATAATTGCAATCTTGGATATATCATTGACAGCCAAACTGTATGTTCCATATTGTCATCGTAA
The Bacteroidales bacterium DNA segment above includes these coding regions:
- a CDS encoding site-specific DNA-methyltransferase; translation: MPFYAGQVKCIYIDPPYNTGSAFEHYDDNMEHTVWLSMIYPRLQLLKKFLSEYGSIWISIDDDESHYL